The Actinomycetota bacterium genome segment GGGCGCTCACCGTGTGGTGGCTCACCCCCCGGTGGCGCTCGCGGGGGTCGGCGGCGCTGATGCGCAGGCTGGCGATCGGCTCACCCCCGAGCGCGGCGGCGGCGGTGAGGGTCAGCCCCACCTCCATGCCGGTATGCCCCAGGGTGGTGTCGGTGCCGACGATGCCCGGCCCCGGGGCGACAAGGGTCACATCGGCGTGCGCCACCCGGCGGGCGGCGGCCAGGCCGCTGAAGACGTTCACGCATTCCAGGTCGCCCCCGAAGGCGTGGCCGGCGGTGAGGGTGACGTCGATCAGCCCCCCGCCCACCAGCGAGGCCACCAGGTCGCTGTGCCCCAGCGGCAGGGCGGCGCCGTCGGTCATCAGGTAGGCGAGCCGGCACGACGGGTGGCGGGCCTTCAGTGTGGCCGCCACGGCCGCCAGGTGCGAGTGCACCCCGCATGCCACCACCGGCATCCCGCCGAGCGAGGCGGCCTCCTCCAGGATGGCGTGGTGCGGGCTCTCGGGGGCCTCGACCAGGAGAGCGTCGGTCTGCCAGGGCGTGTAGCGCAGCTTGAGGATGTGCCCGCCGGAGAGCTCCCCGCTGGTGTCGTGGGCCAGGTTCCACACCACGAAGTCCTCGCCCCCGGTGCCGAGGCCCAGGTCGACGGCGGTGGTGTTGAGCACCACCCGGTCGCCCGGCTGCACCGGCCCGCTGGCCTGGGTGAAGGCGGTGGCGGGCCGGTCCTCGCCCCCGAGCCGCACCAGCAGGCGGCAGACCCCGGCTCGCTGACTCAGGACGGTGACGACCTCTCCGGTGGCGAAATGGGGCACGGCACCATTCTACGGATCGACAAAGCATATGTCTACAATGCTCTGCGCACTGGTAACGTCGTCAGAGCTCAGGCTCAGCTCGCTCCTGCACTCACCACGCAGTCCCGGCCCGCCGCCTTGGCGGCGTACAGGGCATCGTCCGCCGCCCGTACCAGGGCCTGGGGTGTCGTGCCGTGCTCGGGGGAGACCGCCACCCCGCACGACACCGTCGGCGCCGGCAGGGCCGCCCGGCCGTGGGCGAGACGCAGCCCCGCGATGCGGCCCCGGAGTGCGTCCGCCCGGGCGCAGGCCACCGGCAGCGGGCACCCGGGCAGGATCACGGTGAACTCCTCGCCGCCGTAGCGGCACGCCACGTCCGAGGCTCGGAACAGCTCCTGCATCGCCTCGGCCACCGCCCGCATCACGGCGTCGCCGGCCTCGTGACCGTAGGTGTCGTTGTAGGCCTTGAAGTGGTCGATGTCCACTTGCAGCACCGCCACCGGCGCGCCGCTGCGCAACCCGACATGCAGTTCCCGGTTCAGGGTCTCCTCCATGAACCGGCGGTTGTACAGGCCGGTCAAGGGGTCCCGGATCGACCAGGAGCGCAGGGTGTCGCGCAGCCGGAGGTTCGCCGTCGACATCGACACCTGCCCGGCCACCGTCAGGGCGAGCTGCACCACTGCCTCCGGAAGCCCGCCGTCCGGGAGCCCCGCTTCTGCCTCAGCTCCGGGTGCGCCGGAGAGCACGTGGAAGACGCCGATCGAGTCGCCCTGGCCGATCATCGGCACGCACAGGGCCCACCTCGCCGTCGATCCCCGCAGGTGGGCGCACCGGGGCTCGCCCGGGCCGGACAGGTGATGGTGACCCAGGCGCAGTGCCCAGCATTCGCTCGGTGCGAACACCAGCTCCCCGGGAGGGATCTCGCCCCAGGTCGCCGCCGACTCCACCAGCTCCCGGGAGGGCAGGGTCAGGGAGATGCCCCCGCTGAGCCCGGGGAACAGCCGGGCGGCGCAGCCGGCGGCGATGGGGTACGCCTCGGCCTCGGTGAAGCACCCGTGCAGGAACGCGGAGAGCTCGTTGAGCAGGCGGATCTCGGCGTAGGAACGGTGCAGCTCCACCCGCTGGCGCTCGATGGCTCCCTCCTGTTCACGAAGGGCGGTGATGTCCCGCGAGACCACCACGAAGCCATCCCCCAGCTTGGTCGCCCGTACGTCGAAGGCCCGCCGCCGGAGCACGCCGTCGCCCCACACGTCCTCGTAGGACAGGTCGGCGTTCAGGTAGGGCTCGCCGGTTTCTACGACCCGGCGGTAGAGGTCGAACACCCCGCTCGGGCCGTGATGGGGCAGCACGTCCAGCAGGGACCGCCCCACCAGGCGCTCCGCCGGGTACCCGGTGATTGCGCTCGCCGCCCGGTTGGCGTACTCCCAGCGGAAGTCGGCGATGCGCCCGCCCGCATCCCGGATGGCGCTGAAGATCGACAGGCTGATGGCCAGGTCGTCCACGGTGGTCCGGAAGCGCAGCTCGCTGGCCTGCAGCTCGCGCTCCATCCGCCGCCGGGCGGTGGCGTCCCGGAGGGCTGCCATGACCAGCACCTCCCCGGGAGCCTCGATCCGGCTCAAGCTCACGTCCACGTGGAGCGCGGTGCCGTCCCGCCGGCGGGCGGTCAGGGCCAGCCCCGACGCCATGTCGGGCGTACGCCGCTCGGGCGCGGCGGCGGCCTCCAGCACGTCGGGCGCCAGGTCCAGCACCTCCGCCAGGAGGTGGCCGGCCAGGGAGCCGGGCGCCCACCCCAGCATCGCCTCGCACCCCCGGCTGGCGAACACGAGCGCGCCTCCCGGGCGCGCCGCCAGGAAGCCCACCGGAGCGGCGTGCACCATGGCCTGGAAGAAGGCGTCGGGGAGTTCGTCGGGCATCGCGGGGACCTCGAGCGGGATCTCTACAGTCGGGATCTCTACAGGCGGGTTCGCTACAGCCAGGCGATCAGCTTGGCCACCCGTTCGTCGGTGTACTTGAAGGGGTCCTTGCAGAGCACCGTGCGCTGTGCCTGGTCGTTCAGCTTCAGGTGCACCCAGTCCACGGTGTAGTCCCGCCGCCGGCGCTTGGCCGCCCGGATGAACTCGCCCCGCAGCCGCGCCCGGGTGGTCTGCGGTGCCTCGTGCATCGCCAGGCGCACGTCCTCCTCGCTGACGTAGCGGTCGACGAGGCCATTGCGCTCCAGCAGGTAGTAGAGGCCCCGCCGGCGGCTCACGTCGTGGTAGACGAGATCCATCAGGGCCACCTTCGGGTTGCCCAGGGTCATCGCCCGCCTCTCCCGGTACTGCTCCAGCATCCGGTACTTGATCACCCAGTCGATCTTGCGGTCGAGGGCGAGGAAGTCGTTCTCCAGCGCCACCAGGCACTCCTCCCAGGCCCGCACGGTCTCCTTCATCTCGGGGTCGTCCCGGCGCTCGACGTACTTCGCCGCCCGGGAGAGGTACTCCCACTGCAGCTCGATCGCTGAGGCCTCCCGCCCGTTGGCGAGGCGGACCTTGCGCTGGCAGGTTAGGTCGTGGGAGATCTCGCGGATGGCCCGGATCGGGTTCTCCAGGCTGAGGTCGCGCATCACGGTGCCCTCCTCCAGCATCCGCAGCAGCACCGCCGTGGTGGCGACCTTGATCCAGGTCGTGTACTCGCTCATGTTGGAGTCGCCCACGATGACGTGCAGCCGGCGGTATTTCTCGGCGTCGGCGTGCGGCTCGTCCCGGGTGTTGATGATGGGGCGCGAGCGGGTGGTGGCCGACGAGACGCCCTCCCAGATGTGCTCGGCCCGCTGCGAGATGCAGTAGATGGCGCCCCGGGCGGTCTGCAGCACCTTGCCCGCCCCGGTGAAGATCTGCCGGGTGACGAAGAACGGGATCAGGACCTCGGCCAGCTTGCCGAACTCGCCGTAGCGGCTGACGAGGTAGTTCTCGTGGCAGCCGTAGGAGTTGCCGGCGGAGTCGGTGTTGTTCTTGAACAGGTAGACCTGCCCGGCGATGCCCTCCTCCCGCAGGCGGGCCTCGGCCGAGTTCACCAGCGACTCCAGGATCCGCTCCCCCGCCTTGTCGTGGGCCACCAGCTGGCGGATCTCATCGCACTCCGGGGTGGCGTACTCCGGGTGGGACCCGACGTCCAGGTACAGGCGGGCGCCGTTCTCCAGGAACACGTTGGAGGAGCGGCCCCAGGAGACCACCCGGCGGAACAGGTAGCGGGCCACCTCGTCGGGCGACAGGCGGCGCTGGCCCCGGAAGGTGCACGTGACGCCGTACTCGTTCTCCAACCCGAAGATGCGCCGGTCCATGGTTCTAGTATCGGCGGCCGTCAGCGCTGACCCGAGCCGCCACCTGAGTCTCGACCCGAGGCCGGACCCGGAGGCGACCCCTACGAGGCGGCGTCGGGCTCGCCTCCGGGTCCGGGCCCGGGATCTGCTGGGGCGAGCAGCTGGCTCAGCTCGGGCTTGGAGAAGCGGCGGAACTTGCGGCGCTCCCGGGAACGGTCCAGGGCCGCCACCTCGAGGTTGGAGGCCGGGATCTCGCGCTTCTCGATCTCGGCCAACGCGGTCGCGCCGGTGCGCAGGGCGTCCGCCAGGCTGGCGCCGGGCTGGAACGTCCGGCGGATGTACTCGGTGAGCGCCTCGGCCTGGCCCCCCATGGCCACGAACCCGGACTCGTCGGCCACCGAGCCGTCGTAGAGGATGTGGTACAGCTCGTTGGGCCCGCCGTCGGTGCCCACCTGGGCCACCAAGATCTCCACCTCGAAGGGCTTCAGTTCGGCGGTGAAGATCTGGCCGAGCACCTGCGAATAGCTGTTGGCCAGCGCCCGGGCCGAGACGTCCTCCCGGGAGTAGGAGTAGCCCCGGATGTCGGCCTGGCGCACCCCGTGCATGCGCAGGGTCTCGAACTCGTTGAACTTGCCCACCGCGGCGAAGGCGATGCGGTCGTAGATCTCGGAGATCTTGTGGAGCGTCGAGGACGGGTTCTCGGCCACGAACAGGATGCCCCCGGCGTAGTCCAGCGCCAGCACCGACTTGCCCCGGGAGATGCCCTTCCGGGCGTAGTCGGACTTGTCCTTCATGAATTGCTCGGGGGAGACGTAGAAGGGCAGGCCCATGGCTCAGCTCTCGTCCGCCGCCATCGATTCGGGGCTCCCGGGCACGGTCTCCCGGGGGTTGATTCGGCCGGCGGCGGTGCGCTCGGCCAACAGGTCGTCGAACAGCGCCGCGATGGTGCCGTCATCGATCTCGGTGACCCCCGCTGCCGAGATGGCGGCGATGTTGGGGTAGATCTTGCGCAGGACGTCGGGACCGCCGGTGGCGACGTCCTCCTCCGAGGCGTCGAAAAGTGCCTCGAGGGCCACCTTCACCGCCTCGTTCCGGGTGAGGTCGGGCCGGTAGCGCTTCTTGATGGTGGCCCGGGCGTCCCGGCCGCCGCTGCCGGTGGCGTAGTAGTCGCTCTCCTCGTAGCGCCCCCCGGTGACGTCGTACTTGAAGATGCGGCCCAGCCCGCGGGCGGGGTCGTAGCCGACGAACAGCGGCACCACCACCATCCCCTGCATGGCCATCGGCAGGTTGGCGCGCAGGAACTGCGAGAGCTTGTTCGCCCGGCCCTCCAGCGTGAGGCGCTCGCCCTCGATCTTCTCGTAGTGCTCCAGCTCGGTCTGGAAGACGCGCACCATCTCGATCGCCGGGCCCGCGGCTCCGGCGATGGCCACCGCCGACGACTCGTCGGTCGGGAAGACCTTCTCAATGGAGCGGTGGGCGATGCTGTAGCCCTCGGTCGCCCGCCGGTCGCCGGCGATCACCACCCCGACCCCGTAGCGCAGGGCCAGGATGGTGGTGCCGTGCGGTGCCCGGTCGGCGAGGTCGCTACCCGCGGGCAGCTCCACCGGGAGGGGGACCGCGGCGGGGCGCACCCGGCGCAGCAGGTCGGCGAACGAGCCCGGCTCGAAGCCGGCGGCGGGCGCGCGCTCGAAGGGCAGGTCAGACACCATGGCGCGCATTCTAAGCCGGTTTCCGAGCCGTTCCTCTTGGCGGCCCCCCGTCCGGGTTAGGCCGAGAGGGGTCCTCACCGGCCGCGGGGGACTGCCCCAGGGCCAGCGAGGGCATCGTGGCCCCGGGCACTTGGAGGAGCCCGTTCCGGCTCCCGAGCGGGAGACGGGTGAACGAAAGACCGCGCCGCCGGGCCATATTCCGGATCCCCTGGGGAGTCGACATTTCAGGTGAGAGAACCCGTAAGCGGCACTTTTCGAGGTGGGTCAGGGGAACTGTGCAATGTGGCGAAGGCAGCGGGGTACGGCAGCGGTACTACCCGGACGTACGATCCGGCTCCCCCGGTGGCTGGCTGCCGCCGGGCGGCGGGCGGGCTCCGACCGGGGCGCGGCGGCGGTCGAGTTCGCCATGGTGGCACCGGTCCTCGTCATCCTGGCCATGGGCGTCATCGACTTCGCCAGCGTCTACAACAACTGGAGCGGCATGCGCCAGGGCGTCTGGGCCGGGGCCCGGGCGGGCAGCGTGGCGAACTTCGGCACCGGGGTGTCCTGCCCGCTCACCTTCACCGGCGGCGGCTCGGCCCCTTCGGCGGACCTCCAGTCGCTCATGTGCGTCACCAAGAATCAGGTCGGCCTCAGCCAGTCCAGCGTGCGCATCGACATCCTGATCAGCGACCCCACGCTGCAGACGCCCGGTGCGTCCTGGCAGATGGGCGGCGGGCTGACGGTGTGCGCCGAGGCACCCGTCACCTCCGCTACCGGGGCCCTGGGCACGGCACTGTCGGGCCACTACCTCCGCTCTAAGACCACCATCCGCATCGAGCAGGCATCGCCCAACATCGAGACCCAGGGCTACGAGGCGGACTCGTCCGGCGGGGGGTGGGCATGGTGCACGGCGCAGAACCCCAGCTCGTAGTGCACCGGATCGCATCCCGGATCGTGGGTGGCATCGCCGCCCGGGCGGGGCGCGCCCTCGGTGACGACCGGGGCGCGGTGTCCATCGTGGTGGCCGCGCTCCTGGTCGCGCTCCTCGGCATGGCCGGACTCGGGATTGACCTCGGCCGTGCCCGGCAGTACGTGGTCGCCGCCCAGACCGGGGCGAATGCCGCCGCGCTCTCCGGCGCCCAGGACCTGCTCCAGTTCACCAGCTGGACCCAGGTCATCTCCGACGTGGAGATGTACGCCGACGCCAACTTCCGCATCAACGCCTCGATGTGGAACGGGTGCGCCGACCCCGGGGCGCTCCCCTACCAGCCCGACTCCGCCCATGCGGATGCGTGCATCTCCTCGGACTCGGTCACCTCCCCCACCAAGCTGCGGGTCCGCCTACCCCTCCTGCACGTGCCCACCAGTTTCGGCGCCGTGCTCGGCGTCGCCAGCATCCCGGTCGCCGCCGCAGCGACCGCGGACATCATCACCGCGCCCCCGTGCGCCCTGTGCGTGCTCAGCTTCGTGGCCAACCCGGCCTTCAAGGCCAACGGCACCGCCCTGGTGCAAGTGACCGGCGCCGCGCTGCTGGACAACTCCGGAGCCTCGGACGCAGCCAGTGTGATCGGCTTCTCCAGCGTGGTCGCCGACAAGATCGGCGGCCCGTCGGCTCCCGACGGCTTCCGCACCACGGGCAACGGGCGCTACTCGCCGACGCCGGTGCTGGCACCCCCGGTCCCCGACCCTCTGGCGGCACTCCTTCCCTGCCCGGCGGCTGGTCCCGGGGTGTGCCCGACGGCGGTGCAGCCGGATGTGAACCTGAGCGGGAGCAGCGCGGCGTCGATCACCCCGGGCATCTACCAGAACATCTCCGCCCAGGGGAGTGCGTCGCTCACGATGGCGCCGGGCACCTACATCATCACGCACTCGATGAGCTTCTCCGGCGGCGGCGCACTGACCGCCAACGGCGTGACCCTGTACTTCGCCTGCTCCGCCTATCCCGCGCCGTGCACCGCCGGGCAGTCCGGGGCCTCCTTCTCCATCACCGGCAACGGGGCCACCGGCATCACGCCCCCCGCCTCCGGGCCCTTCCAGGGGCTGGCGATCTTCGCCGACCGCAACAACGCCACCTCGTCCAGCCTCAACGGCAACGGCGGCACGTTGTTGACGGGCACGGTCTACACCAAGGGCGAGGCGCTGGCGCTGACCGGGAACGGCGCTCAGACCAGCACGCTGAACTCGATGATCATCGCCAACACGGCATCCACGTCGGGCAACGGGAACCTGGCCATCAGCTTCACCATCGCCCAGAACGCCCCGCTGGGCGCCATCGAGCTCGAGGGCTGACGTCGGCAGTCTGAGCTGCGCCTGTTCTATCGAACGCAGGCCCTTGCCATTTTGGGCCGTGCCTTCTAAAATAAAGGCCAGCAGTCGATAGAACAGCCAAGCAGGCAACCGACGGACCTTGAGGAGGCAACCCATGGTCACCGCCCTACGCACTGCACCACCGGCAACCGTACCCGAGTCATCCCTTCGTGCTGCCCTCGCCCGCCTCTGGATCGACCATGTCCTCTGGACCCGCCAGTACATCGTGGCGGCTGTGGCGGGCAGTCCGGACGCCGAGGCGGCCGCCGGGCGCCTGCTGCGCAACCAAGAGGACATCGGCAACGCCGTGGTGCCCTTCTACGGCGAGGAGGCGGGCGCCGCTCTCACCACCCTCTTGAAGGACCACATCATGATTGCGGTCGGCATCGTCGCCGCGTCGCTGGATGACGACGAGGACGCCGCCCTCGCCGAGCTGGCACGCTGGGACGCCAACGCCGACGCCCTTGCCGAGCTGCTGGCCGGCGCCAACCCCGAGAACTGGCCCCTGGACGACGTGCGCGACCTGCTCGGACAGCACCTGGCACTTACCAAGCGGGAGCTCCTGGCCCGGCTGAACGACGAGTGGGACGACGACATCGCCGCCTTCGACGACATCCTCACCGAGATCTTGACCATGGCGAGCGCGTTGTCGGAGGGACTGATTGCGCAGTTCCCGGATCGGTTC includes the following:
- the prcA gene encoding proteasome subunit alpha, yielding MGLPFYVSPEQFMKDKSDYARKGISRGKSVLALDYAGGILFVAENPSSTLHKISEIYDRIAFAAVGKFNEFETLRMHGVRQADIRGYSYSREDVSARALANSYSQVLGQIFTAELKPFEVEILVAQVGTDGGPNELYHILYDGSVADESGFVAMGGQAEALTEYIRRTFQPGASLADALRTGATALAEIEKREIPASNLEVAALDRSRERRKFRRFSKPELSQLLAPADPGPGPGGEPDAAS
- the prcB gene encoding proteasome subunit beta, producing the protein MVSDLPFERAPAAGFEPGSFADLLRRVRPAAVPLPVELPAGSDLADRAPHGTTILALRYGVGVVIAGDRRATEGYSIAHRSIEKVFPTDESSAVAIAGAAGPAIEMVRVFQTELEHYEKIEGERLTLEGRANKLSQFLRANLPMAMQGMVVVPLFVGYDPARGLGRIFKYDVTGGRYEESDYYATGSGGRDARATIKKRYRPDLTRNEAVKVALEALFDASEEDVATGGPDVLRKIYPNIAAISAAGVTEIDDGTIAALFDDLLAERTAAGRINPRETVPGSPESMAADES
- a CDS encoding sensor domain-containing diguanylate cyclase, which encodes MPDELPDAFFQAMVHAAPVGFLAARPGGALVFASRGCEAMLGWAPGSLAGHLLAEVLDLAPDVLEAAAAPERRTPDMASGLALTARRRDGTALHVDVSLSRIEAPGEVLVMAALRDATARRRMERELQASELRFRTTVDDLAISLSIFSAIRDAGGRIADFRWEYANRAASAITGYPAERLVGRSLLDVLPHHGPSGVFDLYRRVVETGEPYLNADLSYEDVWGDGVLRRRAFDVRATKLGDGFVVVSRDITALREQEGAIERQRVELHRSYAEIRLLNELSAFLHGCFTEAEAYPIAAGCAARLFPGLSGGISLTLPSRELVESAATWGEIPPGELVFAPSECWALRLGHHHLSGPGEPRCAHLRGSTARWALCVPMIGQGDSIGVFHVLSGAPGAEAEAGLPDGGLPEAVVQLALTVAGQVSMSTANLRLRDTLRSWSIRDPLTGLYNRRFMEETLNRELHVGLRSGAPVAVLQVDIDHFKAYNDTYGHEAGDAVMRAVAEAMQELFRASDVACRYGGEEFTVILPGCPLPVACARADALRGRIAGLRLAHGRAALPAPTVSCGVAVSPEHGTTPQALVRAADDALYAAKAAGRDCVVSAGAS
- a CDS encoding glycosyltransferase, with translation MVTALRTAPPATVPESSLRAALARLWIDHVLWTRQYIVAAVAGSPDAEAAAGRLLRNQEDIGNAVVPFYGEEAGAALTTLLKDHIMIAVGIVAASLDDDEDAALAELARWDANADALAELLAGANPENWPLDDVRDLLGQHLALTKRELLARLNDEWDDDIAAFDDILTEILTMASALSEGLIAQFPDRF
- a CDS encoding TadE/TadG family type IV pilus assembly protein; amino-acid sequence: MWRRQRGTAAVLPGRTIRLPRWLAAAGRRAGSDRGAAAVEFAMVAPVLVILAMGVIDFASVYNNWSGMRQGVWAGARAGSVANFGTGVSCPLTFTGGGSAPSADLQSLMCVTKNQVGLSQSSVRIDILISDPTLQTPGASWQMGGGLTVCAEAPVTSATGALGTALSGHYLRSKTTIRIEQASPNIETQGYEADSSGGGWAWCTAQNPSS
- the pafA gene encoding Pup--protein ligase; protein product: MDRRIFGLENEYGVTCTFRGQRRLSPDEVARYLFRRVVSWGRSSNVFLENGARLYLDVGSHPEYATPECDEIRQLVAHDKAGERILESLVNSAEARLREEGIAGQVYLFKNNTDSAGNSYGCHENYLVSRYGEFGKLAEVLIPFFVTRQIFTGAGKVLQTARGAIYCISQRAEHIWEGVSSATTRSRPIINTRDEPHADAEKYRRLHVIVGDSNMSEYTTWIKVATTAVLLRMLEEGTVMRDLSLENPIRAIREISHDLTCQRKVRLANGREASAIELQWEYLSRAAKYVERRDDPEMKETVRAWEECLVALENDFLALDRKIDWVIKYRMLEQYRERRAMTLGNPKVALMDLVYHDVSRRRGLYYLLERNGLVDRYVSEEDVRLAMHEAPQTTRARLRGEFIRAAKRRRRDYTVDWVHLKLNDQAQRTVLCKDPFKYTDERVAKLIAWL
- a CDS encoding pilus assembly protein TadG-related protein, which encodes MHRIASRIVGGIAARAGRALGDDRGAVSIVVAALLVALLGMAGLGIDLGRARQYVVAAQTGANAAALSGAQDLLQFTSWTQVISDVEMYADANFRINASMWNGCADPGALPYQPDSAHADACISSDSVTSPTKLRVRLPLLHVPTSFGAVLGVASIPVAAAATADIITAPPCALCVLSFVANPAFKANGTALVQVTGAALLDNSGASDAASVIGFSSVVADKIGGPSAPDGFRTTGNGRYSPTPVLAPPVPDPLAALLPCPAAGPGVCPTAVQPDVNLSGSSAASITPGIYQNISAQGSASLTMAPGTYIITHSMSFSGGGALTANGVTLYFACSAYPAPCTAGQSGASFSITGNGATGITPPASGPFQGLAIFADRNNATSSSLNGNGGTLLTGTVYTKGEALALTGNGAQTSTLNSMIIANTASTSGNGNLAISFTIAQNAPLGAIELEG
- a CDS encoding DUF3866 family protein; the protein is MPHFATGEVVTVLSQRAGVCRLLVRLGGEDRPATAFTQASGPVQPGDRVVLNTTAVDLGLGTGGEDFVVWNLAHDTSGELSGGHILKLRYTPWQTDALLVEAPESPHHAILEEAASLGGMPVVACGVHSHLAAVAATLKARHPSCRLAYLMTDGAALPLGHSDLVASLVGGGLIDVTLTAGHAFGGDLECVNVFSGLAAARRVAHADVTLVAPGPGIVGTDTTLGHTGMEVGLTLTAAAALGGEPIASLRISAADPRERHRGVSHHTVSALRYATPIRSRIAVPVLEQPLRAAVWDRLQAEGIVERHDVTEVDAAQTLEALAAAGLQPHSMGRSVADDAPFHLAAGAAALLAAGLLARRAPRGSGPTVA